Genomic DNA from Vallitalea okinawensis:
TGTCATTGACATTACTCATACCATCCCATGCAACATCTCAACCCATCTTTTCTCTCATCAATGCCATAGGCCTTTATGATACAAGAATGGGGTTAATGCTGGTTTATGTGGCAAGAGGTTTAGCCATCTCCATCTTTATACTAAGAACCTCTTTTTATAACGTGCCAAAAGACTTAGATGTGGCAGCGAAAATCGACTCAGCTAACTTCTGGCAGATCTTTTACAAGATCAACCTGCCACTAGTCAAGCCAGGCTTAGCAACAGCAGCCATCATGATCTTCTTACAGACATGGAATGAATTCTACTATGGTATTATACTGACCACATCATCCGTGAACAGAACATTACCAGTAGCCTTACAGTTCTTAAACGATACCTTATCGTATAACTATACCAACCTATTTGCAGCCATAGTCATAACAGCAGTACCAAGTATCATCATCTACTTATGTATGCAACAAAGGATACAAGAAAGCTTCGTCACTTCAGGATTAAAAGGATAGGATGATAGCAATGAAAAAAATATTTGAAAATCCAGTCTATGCAGTCTTACTAGCCATTGTATGTACAGCTCTATGGGGCAGTGCCGTTCCCATTGTTAAGTTAGGCTATGAAGTCATGGACTTAGATACAGCCAATACCTATGGCAAAATGCTCTTTGCAGGTGTCAGATTCTTTATAGCATCCATCGCCTTATTCGGCTTTGCTATATTCGGATTAAAGCTGGATGTAAAGATCAAAAACATGAAGATGTTATCCAAAGTAACAACACTAGGACTGATGCAAACCACCTTTCAGTACTCCTT
This window encodes:
- a CDS encoding carbohydrate ABC transporter permease, with the protein product MKILKNLILKVVMYAILLFVVLISIGPILWVMMSSMKSSKDILNHPFTLPEAFNLSGYINVIETTDIVINFANSLIITISATIIALFIYSLSGYIFAKFDFKFKKIMYVVLSLTLLIPSHATSQPIFSLINAIGLYDTRMGLMLVYVARGLAISIFILRTSFYNVPKDLDVAAKIDSANFWQIFYKINLPLVKPGLATAAIMIFLQTWNEFYYGIILTTSSVNRTLPVALQFLNDTLSYNYTNLFAAIVITAVPSIIIYLCMQQRIQESFVTSGLKG
- a CDS encoding DMT family transporter — translated: MKKIFENPVYAVLLAIVCTALWGSAVPIVKLGYEVMDLDTANTYGKMLFAGVRFFIASIALFGFAIFGLKLDVKIKNMKMLSKVTTLGLMQTTFQYSFMYIGVSFTTAAKSSILTSTGIFFIAILAHFIYKNDKLTPNKVLGLISGFTGIVIASLGKSGGINFEFALLGEGLIIAYQLCSAIASIFAKNFSKDI